The following proteins come from a genomic window of Deinococcus malanensis:
- a CDS encoding aminoglycoside adenylyltransferase domain-containing protein, with protein sequence MLPSDIAPLMTHLVGEQGAILGPQLLGVYLRGSLVLGDFDPHTSDIDLFCVVDRPLSERAFEALKAMHQRLATLDHPLAHDIELAYLPRSSAWEWRPGEQHPTLGRGETLAWKEHGANWLLERWAVLQGMQALSGPPPDTFIAPVPPSAFRGVVRERLRDWVVFARTPDDPAWQSPRSHAAYVIETGCRMLATLESGTLLSKPAAVRWGSMALPKPWAGLAQRVPEWKKDGIFDAELNVQAQAFILWAAQQADVA encoded by the coding sequence ATGCTCCCTTCCGACATCGCCCCCCTCATGACCCACCTTGTGGGCGAGCAGGGCGCGATCCTGGGCCCTCAGCTGCTGGGTGTCTACCTCCGCGGCTCCCTGGTGCTGGGCGACTTCGACCCTCACACCAGTGACATCGACTTGTTCTGCGTGGTGGACCGGCCCCTGAGCGAGCGGGCGTTCGAAGCCCTGAAGGCGATGCATCAGCGCCTGGCCACCCTGGACCATCCGTTGGCCCATGACATCGAGCTGGCGTACCTGCCCCGGTCCTCCGCGTGGGAGTGGCGACCCGGCGAACAGCACCCGACCCTGGGGCGGGGCGAGACGCTGGCCTGGAAAGAGCACGGGGCGAACTGGCTGCTGGAACGGTGGGCGGTGCTCCAAGGGATGCAGGCGCTCTCTGGGCCCCCACCGGACACCTTCATCGCGCCGGTCCCCCCGTCCGCATTCCGTGGCGTGGTGAGGGAGCGGCTGCGGGACTGGGTGGTCTTTGCCCGGACGCCGGATGATCCCGCCTGGCAATCCCCCCGCTCACATGCGGCCTATGTGATTGAGACCGGCTGCCGGATGCTGGCGACGCTGGAGAGCGGCACGTTGCTGAGCAAGCCGGCCGCTGTGCGCTGGGGCAGCATGGCGCTGCCAAAGCCCTGGGCTGGACTGGCCCAGCGTGTGCCCGAGTGGAAGAAGGACGGGATCTTCGATGCGGAGCTCAATGTGCAGGCTCAGGCATTCATCCTCTGGGCGGCACAGCAGGCCGATGTGGCGTGA
- a CDS encoding J domain-containing protein → MLRNICGGPKSEASCQALLNTLPGLKGKAQIPLEGVRMASQDMDRLGYYRLLEVPYTATQEEIKRAYRDLVKKHHPDRNPSPEAADNFRAIVQAYEVVGKAEIRRTYDEWNAEGAVGDAPPEVMPLVACERCQEASPYLRVVGIRWVWSVLLVTRHGLTPRVLCPRCANRHLCAAGIKTALFGWWGFPFGLIQTPRALYSNVTGGNDLSAVTVNLLVHQAAAFYQRGENSKARLARQQAYLVADNQYHLEEEIKPLQQLLGDDPYTVIERPWDLLRTNGLLRVVPLVVAAGLLGTVGAQISADMEQEAAATARCTEQKQGLDQEKNSLTEEAERLETSGEALLSRYHQLEAERAFLEVDRFNAFVDVYNADLADQNAQIERHKSQVEVHNSAISLYNQNCAQ, encoded by the coding sequence ATGCTGCGCAACATCTGCGGTGGCCCAAAGAGTGAGGCCAGCTGTCAAGCACTTTTGAACACGCTACCCGGCCTTAAAGGTAAGGCGCAAATTCCACTGGAAGGGGTTCGCATGGCAAGTCAGGACATGGATCGTCTGGGCTATTACAGATTGTTGGAAGTGCCGTACACGGCCACGCAAGAGGAAATCAAGCGGGCTTACCGCGATCTGGTGAAAAAGCACCACCCGGACCGCAATCCAAGTCCTGAGGCGGCCGACAACTTCCGGGCCATCGTTCAGGCCTACGAGGTCGTCGGAAAGGCAGAAATACGCCGAACATATGACGAATGGAATGCAGAAGGAGCAGTGGGAGACGCGCCTCCTGAAGTCATGCCGTTGGTTGCCTGTGAGAGATGTCAGGAGGCATCGCCCTATTTGAGGGTGGTGGGTATTCGCTGGGTCTGGAGTGTGCTGCTGGTCACTCGCCATGGCTTGACGCCCAGAGTTCTCTGCCCCCGGTGTGCAAACCGCCACCTGTGTGCCGCGGGAATTAAAACTGCACTGTTCGGGTGGTGGGGCTTCCCCTTCGGTCTGATTCAGACTCCGCGGGCGCTGTACAGTAACGTCACCGGAGGGAACGACCTGTCGGCCGTGACGGTGAACTTGTTGGTTCATCAGGCGGCGGCCTTTTACCAGAGGGGCGAAAACTCGAAAGCCCGTCTTGCCCGGCAGCAGGCGTACCTAGTGGCAGACAATCAGTATCACCTGGAAGAAGAAATCAAACCGCTGCAGCAACTGCTTGGTGATGACCCGTATACCGTAATCGAGAGGCCGTGGGATCTTCTGCGGACCAATGGTCTGCTTCGCGTGGTCCCGCTTGTGGTAGCAGCTGGTCTGTTGGGAACTGTCGGCGCGCAGATCAGTGCCGACATGGAGCAGGAGGCAGCGGCAACGGCGCGCTGCACTGAACAGAAGCAGGGGCTTGATCAGGAGAAGAACAGTCTCACAGAAGAAGCTGAGCGTCTGGAAACCAGCGGTGAAGCCCTGCTTTCCAGATACCACCAGCTTGAAGCCGAGCGAGCGTTTCTGGAAGTAGATAGGTTCAACGCTTTTGTAGATGTCTACAATGCCGACTTGGCCGACCAAAACGCTCAAATTGAGCGCCACAAGAGCCAAGTTGAGGTTCACAACTCCGCGATTTCCCTCTACAACCAGAACTGTGCACAGTGA
- a CDS encoding McrC family protein, giving the protein MSVPLHLYVREHDTLVRGTIPGGSAANVQSLPTEAFDAIQALLLHKGSDLNPVAVPTRAGGRDALKLTQWVGLLRAPDGTTVEVLPKTHERPGGRSVAGSLERSRALLLRMLAATDERFRVAPPAELDATRMPLYEVVIRYVLEGIKAAVRRGIPHAYRAVQEERAGLRGRLNLPRQVRQPPYRAHLLHVEYDEYLPDRAETRLTRLTVERCQQLTRESSSKRLGRELLVALDAVPSSRNVHQDFQDWRLERGHPHFAPLEGLCRLVLYELNPLVSGQTAQAQALLFDMNRVYEAYVAVLLRAQFPELRVATQVSGQALGHVHGAKAFMLRPDLLLTLPDGQVIIADTKWKRLKPESIPTYDVSNADAYQMLAYSHVFQATQPPPDRKLWLIYPRLPGLPEQSQSIQLLGGSTLHLLMVDLDAPTLPFPLSLITPFED; this is encoded by the coding sequence GTGAGCGTGCCTCTACACCTCTACGTGCGCGAGCATGACACTCTCGTGCGCGGCACGATACCGGGCGGCAGCGCGGCTAATGTGCAGAGCTTGCCTACCGAGGCATTCGACGCAATACAAGCCTTGCTGCTTCACAAGGGCAGTGACCTGAACCCTGTCGCAGTTCCAACGCGGGCAGGCGGACGAGACGCCCTGAAGCTCACGCAATGGGTGGGGCTCCTGCGCGCTCCTGACGGCACCACGGTGGAAGTTCTCCCTAAGACCCATGAGCGGCCTGGCGGGCGCAGCGTGGCCGGTTCACTTGAACGCAGCCGCGCCCTGCTCCTGCGCATGCTGGCGGCCACCGACGAACGCTTCCGGGTGGCACCTCCCGCAGAGCTCGATGCCACCCGGATGCCCCTGTACGAGGTGGTGATCCGCTACGTCCTGGAGGGCATCAAGGCTGCGGTGCGGCGTGGAATCCCCCACGCTTATCGTGCAGTCCAGGAGGAACGCGCTGGGCTCCGCGGCCGTTTGAACCTGCCCCGCCAGGTGCGGCAGCCCCCTTACCGCGCGCACCTACTGCACGTGGAATACGACGAGTACCTGCCAGACCGTGCTGAGACCCGTCTGACTCGCCTGACAGTCGAACGCTGCCAGCAACTCACCCGCGAGTCGTCCAGCAAACGCCTTGGCCGTGAACTGCTGGTTGCCCTCGATGCCGTGCCCTCCAGCCGCAACGTTCATCAGGATTTCCAGGACTGGCGGCTGGAGCGCGGCCACCCGCACTTCGCGCCGCTTGAGGGCCTGTGCCGCCTTGTGCTCTACGAGCTCAATCCCCTGGTGTCAGGGCAGACCGCTCAGGCACAGGCGCTGCTGTTTGACATGAACCGGGTCTACGAGGCGTACGTTGCAGTCTTGCTGCGAGCGCAGTTCCCTGAATTGCGCGTGGCTACGCAGGTGTCTGGCCAGGCTCTTGGGCATGTTCATGGCGCTAAAGCGTTCATGCTGCGTCCGGACCTACTGCTCACATTGCCAGACGGTCAGGTCATCATTGCGGACACAAAGTGGAAACGTCTGAAACCAGAAAGCATACCCACCTACGACGTGTCCAATGCAGACGCTTACCAGATGCTCGCGTACAGTCACGTCTTCCAGGCAACGCAACCGCCACCTGACCGCAAGTTGTGGCTGATTTACCCGCGGCTCCCTGGCCTCCCAGAACAGAGCCAGTCTATTCAGCTGCTCGGTGGCAGCACATTGCACCTCCTGATGGTCGATCTCGATGCGCCAACACTACCCTTCCCTTTATCGCTGATCACCCCATTTGAGGATTAA
- a CDS encoding McrB family protein has product MDQVKVTWPPFFREMGLRVLEYQERQPELVSLLQDAGIAINHDEGTPLTEIDPFTFFSLVLKHTSEPTALAFFQKLAQQLNVHTSVPLDLTGVPWSNPMNAWFFAYRSERRPQDIPTLWSLTRQALTGVLDEVTFAEALNIRTVALAKLTQGLFWLNPELFLPLNGVNIPYLESLRVLGAARVASLPEYQEVLRAARPFAPDFITLSHTAWLRAQQGKQVAALIDGHFPFEQFRKDAAAYMTDRVKGNMILDRKYAPLLMDLFEAPSTIFLKPSRSPYSGKEQVAVKVALGGGVKSEGKSFGRALMFADNSGFEYVPFPAGLTLEVGWPDGKGDGPRQALQDPARQQQMLTALLAPLPISMPATLTLSTDFGALKLLPLQPEREGDIRATLETYMQGFGKSRRLRVGLTLTPEELESPAFAEHLEAALTYTDSLTGILDALAVAPEIIPAPEVIEVPGQTQVNPARQDAPLPGVALNKILYGPPGTGKTYRVVDEALAILDPAFLQAHPGAEGRAARKARYDDLTTQGRVSFVTFHQSFGYEDFIEGLKPVMDDRGHLTYRIEDGIFLQAVKAAGGLPGTPDIPSSSPTPALPHGVRADGQVWRMYIDGTVPISQVRDLSLTRSELRMGSWGKTPKDLSEVGFDEMSGRQSLFKDSMRPGDLVLLATGQDRIGAIGVVTGDYRFDPHSNPVFALDYAHARPVHWLAQGLNLSAITVTGKQFAQATLQRVKDVTPAQVLAHLPQATQQAKASTGSSALPHVLIIDEINRGNISKIFGELITLLEDSKRAGGREALNVTLPLSRRALSVPRSLYVIGTMNTADRSLTLLDAALRRRFVFRPVWPEPQVLPVLTLPDGTALDLRKLLYAINDRIERLLSREQVIGHAYLLGLPATLDGVAGALRERILPLLEEYFFEDWGKIREVLGDDGKPTELQFLHRVQGSGETRYRLNEDAFGNVDAFTGVYDRLNDADFPFES; this is encoded by the coding sequence ATGGACCAAGTGAAGGTTACGTGGCCCCCGTTTTTCCGAGAAATGGGCCTTCGGGTCTTGGAGTATCAGGAGCGGCAGCCTGAGCTCGTCAGCCTGCTCCAGGACGCCGGCATCGCCATCAACCATGACGAAGGTACACCGCTCACCGAGATCGACCCCTTCACGTTCTTCTCGTTGGTGCTGAAGCACACGTCGGAGCCCACGGCGCTGGCCTTCTTCCAGAAGCTCGCGCAGCAGCTGAACGTGCATACGTCAGTGCCGCTGGACCTGACAGGCGTTCCGTGGAGCAACCCCATGAACGCCTGGTTCTTCGCGTACCGTAGTGAACGCCGGCCGCAGGACATACCAACCCTCTGGAGTCTGACGCGACAGGCCCTGACGGGCGTCCTGGATGAGGTAACGTTCGCGGAGGCGCTCAACATTCGCACAGTGGCACTGGCCAAGCTCACTCAGGGCTTGTTCTGGTTGAACCCGGAGTTGTTCCTCCCGCTCAATGGCGTGAACATCCCATACCTCGAGAGCCTGAGGGTGCTGGGGGCTGCACGGGTTGCGTCCCTGCCGGAATACCAGGAGGTGCTCCGCGCGGCGCGGCCCTTCGCTCCCGACTTCATCACCCTGTCGCACACCGCTTGGCTCAGGGCGCAGCAGGGCAAACAGGTCGCCGCGCTGATTGACGGCCACTTCCCTTTCGAGCAGTTCAGGAAAGATGCCGCGGCGTACATGACAGACCGCGTGAAGGGCAACATGATCCTGGACCGCAAGTACGCCCCGCTGCTCATGGACCTCTTCGAAGCTCCGTCCACGATCTTCCTTAAACCCAGCCGTTCCCCGTACAGCGGCAAGGAGCAGGTGGCCGTGAAGGTTGCACTCGGTGGGGGCGTCAAATCGGAAGGCAAATCGTTTGGTCGCGCCCTGATGTTCGCCGACAACTCGGGCTTCGAATATGTTCCGTTTCCGGCCGGACTGACCCTGGAAGTCGGCTGGCCTGATGGCAAAGGTGACGGACCACGGCAGGCTCTTCAGGACCCGGCCCGGCAGCAGCAGATGCTCACAGCGCTTCTCGCGCCGCTTCCCATCTCTATGCCCGCCACGCTGACCCTGAGCACGGATTTTGGCGCTCTTAAGCTGCTCCCCTTACAGCCCGAACGGGAAGGTGACATCAGGGCCACCCTGGAAACGTACATGCAGGGCTTTGGGAAAAGCCGCCGCCTGCGGGTGGGACTCACACTTACCCCGGAAGAACTGGAGTCTCCGGCGTTCGCAGAGCATCTAGAGGCGGCCCTTACGTACACCGACTCCCTGACCGGCATCCTGGATGCGCTCGCAGTCGCTCCAGAAATTATTCCGGCGCCCGAAGTGATTGAGGTTCCCGGCCAGACACAGGTCAACCCAGCACGTCAGGACGCCCCTCTGCCCGGCGTGGCCCTGAACAAGATTCTTTACGGCCCCCCTGGGACCGGCAAGACATACCGTGTGGTAGACGAGGCCCTGGCCATACTTGATCCAGCCTTCTTGCAAGCTCACCCGGGTGCAGAAGGTCGCGCCGCCCGTAAGGCCCGCTATGACGATCTGACCACTCAGGGAAGGGTTTCCTTCGTGACATTCCACCAGTCCTTCGGGTACGAGGATTTTATTGAAGGCCTCAAACCTGTGATGGACGACCGGGGCCACCTTACATACCGCATTGAGGACGGCATCTTCCTGCAGGCTGTGAAGGCCGCCGGTGGGCTTCCCGGGACTCCGGACATTCCCTCCTCTTCCCCAACACCTGCGCTGCCCCATGGAGTCCGCGCTGATGGACAGGTTTGGCGCATGTACATCGACGGCACTGTTCCCATCAGTCAGGTGCGTGACCTCAGCTTGACGCGTAGCGAACTCCGCATGGGCAGCTGGGGAAAGACCCCTAAAGACCTCTCAGAAGTCGGCTTTGACGAAATGAGCGGCCGCCAGTCACTGTTCAAAGACAGCATGCGCCCCGGTGATCTCGTCCTGCTGGCCACAGGTCAGGACAGAATCGGCGCCATAGGCGTGGTCACGGGGGACTATCGCTTCGACCCACACAGTAACCCGGTCTTTGCTCTGGACTATGCCCATGCCCGGCCGGTGCACTGGCTCGCGCAAGGCCTCAATCTCAGCGCCATCACGGTCACAGGCAAACAGTTTGCTCAAGCCACCCTGCAGCGGGTGAAGGATGTGACCCCTGCGCAGGTGCTTGCGCACCTGCCTCAGGCCACGCAGCAGGCCAAAGCCTCCACCGGTTCCTCTGCTCTCCCCCACGTGCTGATCATTGACGAAATCAACCGCGGCAACATCTCCAAGATCTTCGGTGAGCTCATCACCCTGCTGGAGGACAGCAAGCGCGCCGGCGGACGCGAGGCACTGAACGTTACCCTGCCCCTTAGTCGCCGCGCTCTGAGCGTCCCGCGCAGCCTGTACGTGATCGGCACCATGAACACTGCCGACCGCAGCCTCACTCTGCTGGACGCGGCCTTGCGGCGCCGCTTCGTGTTCCGCCCTGTATGGCCTGAGCCTCAGGTCCTCCCGGTGCTTACCCTACCGGACGGCACTGCCCTGGACCTGCGCAAGCTCCTGTACGCCATCAACGACCGCATTGAGCGCTTGCTCAGCCGGGAGCAGGTCATCGGGCACGCCTACCTGCTGGGCCTGCCGGCCACGCTGGACGGAGTGGCGGGTGCCCTGCGCGAGCGGATTCTGCCGCTTCTGGAGGAGTATTTCTTCGAGGACTGGGGCAAGATCCGCGAGGTGTTGGGAGATGACGGCAAGCCCACTGAGCTGCAGTTCCTGCATCGGGTTCAGGGCAGCGGCGAGACCCGGTACCGGCTGAACGAGGACGCTTTCGGTAACGTAGACGCCTTTACCGGCGTATATGACCGCCTGAACGACGCTGACTTTCCCTTTGAGTCGTGA
- a CDS encoding Eco57I restriction-modification methylase domain-containing protein, with amino-acid sequence MSATQLPHVRVHGLGLTDDFLLRLSDRAQTAKVEGATPTSYALPPKTTLEEAIQDAWDDARKAWVKYEQFQTDPWAGWVRPLLKTLEYSFTGQGATGGKYVVKHLTETGDVPVHYAAPVLDNGVIVPADLDRVTQTGTLRASPHGLMQGYLNSTPGHLWGLVTNGEVLRVLRDNAQVTRPAYVEFQIGEMMRAEDARTFRVLWLLVHRSRLKGAQVSVLETWNTQASSEGVKARDSLRNGVEQAINLLGTGFLEANPALLILAREDAQTATLLYRTCLNMVYQMVFLFVTEDRDLLFARDEDGQYVPDAQTRARAAHYLTRALRSKATNVTSNNQHFDAYDGWTRLLNFVREGFAPLGLPALGSLLFAAPLREELRKARLSNRAFYDAVRAISEITVDGARRPVNYASLDSEELGSIYESLLELVPRIEPGPRFSLQVLPGNERKSTGSYYTPSGLIELLLDSALDPVIEDAVQDKLPEDAIAALKGLKVIDPACGSGHFLIAAARRIAVRLAELEEETAQPSPRALRRATRIVIAHCIYGADINPMAIELAKVALWLESQDAGRPLAFLDHRLRVGNSLLGISEDGMQVKEVLKDRSKTRTSDKETTVRLLALPDEAFTALEGDDKKVVAELKKQNKQERRALAPNAGNQPTLLGMSTLGLKLGALNKIEPNTLQDVQAQQSTFQAIEVDADRLQRKALADAWCAAFVMPKLEGAPVLTTATLYRLQAGEALPELRQVVTETARQYRFLHPHVEFPDVFGDEEKGGFDCVLGNPPWERLAFEAENYFKIKGIALNHILTTEDREKEIRKILSNSPTLSAEYDQYRRLISSESNFFDKSGRYPLSGGRINLYPLFTELALSFSKSIGFVLPSNISTAIPLVPLWSKISESVSLFVDFKNRKGIFPSVHKSYRFAALATHKNPRSAKFSFANEEFLHSYNFLIFHPSHIKLINPSTLQPPISPSQKHLDLMSKIYQRWGYVSDVATAWVGLTSSASSENWRDIREVDDMQNNTPIIEGKMMFQYDNLFAVYSPNKPDQFISATPDLNVENLPISPRFVIDIGIAKAFMDRKTQDSMYIGYRDVTRSDDERTAISTIIDTKYPPMQPLNGVTPHDFSDIYLVNAVINSVVFDFVAKQKVMDMHLNVTNFHQLPFPVNLTVNMKQKITGLSRICSEAMIAQDDNTYISTRAKVEGLLFYLSGLQEDEVQFILNSFIRPDRHEERLRFRVTQKNSESIFSAYLDYKANDVLRA; translated from the coding sequence ATGAGCGCCACACAACTACCGCACGTGCGCGTGCACGGCCTAGGCCTCACGGACGACTTCCTGCTGCGCCTCTCAGATCGAGCGCAGACTGCCAAGGTGGAAGGTGCCACGCCGACCAGCTACGCCCTGCCGCCCAAGACCACCCTGGAAGAAGCCATTCAGGATGCATGGGACGACGCCCGCAAAGCCTGGGTGAAGTATGAGCAGTTTCAGACCGATCCGTGGGCGGGCTGGGTGCGACCCCTGCTGAAGACCCTGGAGTACAGCTTCACCGGGCAGGGCGCCACCGGCGGCAAGTACGTGGTGAAGCACCTGACGGAAACGGGCGACGTGCCCGTGCACTACGCGGCGCCTGTTCTGGATAACGGCGTAATAGTCCCTGCAGACCTGGACCGCGTCACGCAGACGGGTACGCTTCGTGCCAGCCCGCATGGGCTGATGCAGGGCTACTTGAATTCCACGCCAGGGCACCTGTGGGGCCTAGTGACGAACGGCGAGGTGCTGCGCGTCCTGCGGGACAACGCACAGGTCACGCGCCCGGCTTACGTGGAGTTCCAGATCGGCGAGATGATGCGCGCCGAAGACGCCCGGACCTTCCGGGTGCTGTGGCTACTGGTGCACCGCTCGCGGCTCAAGGGCGCGCAGGTCAGCGTACTGGAAACCTGGAATACGCAGGCGAGCAGTGAGGGAGTCAAGGCCCGCGACAGCCTGCGCAATGGCGTAGAACAGGCTATCAATCTGCTTGGTACCGGCTTTCTTGAGGCAAACCCAGCATTGCTGATCCTGGCGCGGGAGGACGCGCAGACCGCCACGCTGCTGTACCGCACCTGCCTGAACATGGTGTACCAGATGGTTTTTCTGTTCGTGACGGAAGACCGCGACCTGCTGTTCGCACGGGATGAGGACGGGCAGTATGTGCCGGATGCGCAGACACGAGCTCGGGCTGCGCACTACCTCACGCGTGCTCTGCGCAGCAAAGCTACCAACGTCACCAGCAACAACCAGCACTTTGACGCGTACGACGGATGGACGCGACTCCTGAACTTCGTGCGTGAAGGCTTTGCGCCGCTAGGCCTTCCCGCCCTGGGAAGCCTGCTGTTCGCCGCCCCGTTGCGCGAGGAGCTACGGAAGGCGCGCCTCAGCAACCGTGCGTTCTACGACGCCGTGCGCGCCATAAGCGAGATCACAGTGGACGGCGCGCGGCGCCCAGTGAACTACGCGAGCCTGGACTCCGAGGAACTCGGCAGCATCTATGAGAGCCTGCTAGAACTTGTGCCGCGCATCGAACCCGGCCCGCGCTTCTCCCTTCAGGTATTGCCCGGCAACGAGCGCAAAAGCACCGGCAGTTACTACACGCCTAGCGGCCTGATTGAATTGCTCCTGGATAGTGCCTTGGACCCCGTCATAGAGGACGCGGTACAGGACAAGCTTCCTGAAGATGCCATCGCCGCGCTGAAGGGGCTGAAGGTCATTGACCCGGCCTGTGGCAGCGGCCACTTCCTGATCGCTGCCGCGCGCCGCATCGCCGTGCGCTTAGCGGAGCTGGAGGAGGAAACGGCTCAACCCAGCCCCCGTGCCCTGCGCCGCGCCACCCGCATCGTTATCGCCCACTGCATCTATGGCGCAGACATCAACCCGATGGCGATAGAGCTGGCAAAGGTTGCACTGTGGCTGGAAAGCCAGGACGCAGGCAGACCACTCGCCTTTCTGGACCACCGCCTGCGTGTGGGTAACAGCCTATTAGGTATCTCGGAAGACGGGATGCAGGTGAAGGAAGTGCTTAAAGACAGGTCCAAGACCCGCACCAGCGACAAGGAAACCACAGTGCGGCTGCTTGCCCTGCCCGACGAGGCCTTTACTGCACTGGAAGGCGACGACAAGAAGGTCGTTGCGGAGCTAAAAAAACAGAACAAGCAGGAACGCCGCGCCTTGGCCCCCAACGCAGGCAATCAACCCACGCTCTTGGGCATGTCCACCTTGGGCCTCAAGCTGGGTGCGCTGAACAAAATCGAGCCGAACACCTTGCAGGACGTGCAAGCGCAGCAAAGCACCTTCCAAGCCATTGAGGTCGATGCTGACCGGCTGCAACGCAAGGCTCTGGCCGATGCGTGGTGTGCGGCCTTTGTGATGCCGAAGCTGGAAGGTGCCCCGGTGCTGACTACGGCCACGCTCTACCGCCTTCAGGCGGGTGAGGCACTGCCCGAGCTACGGCAAGTCGTGACCGAGACGGCTCGCCAATACCGTTTTTTGCACCCACACGTTGAATTTCCCGACGTGTTCGGAGATGAGGAGAAGGGGGGCTTCGATTGTGTATTAGGGAATCCACCTTGGGAACGTCTAGCCTTCGAGGCAGAGAACTATTTTAAAATCAAAGGAATTGCTTTAAACCACATTCTGACAACAGAAGATAGAGAAAAGGAAATCAGAAAAATCCTCTCTAACTCTCCCACTCTTTCGGCTGAGTACGACCAATATAGGCGCTTAATTTCTTCAGAATCTAACTTTTTTGATAAATCAGGCCGGTATCCACTCTCTGGCGGAAGGATAAATTTATATCCCTTATTTACCGAACTCGCATTATCATTTAGCAAGAGTATCGGATTTGTATTGCCGAGCAATATTAGTACAGCCATACCTCTAGTACCACTGTGGTCAAAAATTTCCGAATCGGTGTCGTTATTTGTAGACTTTAAGAATCGCAAAGGAATATTTCCTAGCGTACACAAAAGCTATCGCTTTGCAGCCTTAGCAACTCACAAAAATCCACGATCAGCAAAATTCAGTTTTGCAAATGAGGAATTTTTACACTCATATAACTTTTTAATTTTCCATCCGTCCCATATTAAACTTATAAATCCCAGTACATTACAGCCACCGATCTCCCCAAGCCAGAAGCATCTTGACCTTATGAGCAAAATATACCAGAGATGGGGATATGTTTCAGATGTCGCAACAGCATGGGTAGGCTTGACATCTAGTGCGTCTAGCGAAAATTGGAGGGACATTAGAGAAGTTGATGACATGCAAAACAACACTCCGATTATTGAAGGAAAGATGATGTTTCAGTATGATAATTTGTTTGCTGTATATTCGCCAAATAAACCCGATCAATTTATATCAGCAACTCCTGATCTGAATGTTGAGAATTTGCCGATTTCGCCCCGATTTGTCATTGATATCGGCATCGCCAAAGCGTTTATGGATAGAAAAACTCAAGACAGTATGTACATAGGTTATAGGGATGTCACTCGTTCTGATGACGAAAGGACGGCAATTTCAACGATAATAGATACTAAATATCCTCCTATGCAACCACTTAACGGGGTTACTCCTCATGACTTTTCAGACATCTATCTCGTGAATGCTGTAATAAATTCCGTTGTGTTTGACTTTGTAGCAAAACAAAAAGTGATGGATATGCATCTGAATGTAACAAATTTTCATCAATTACCATTTCCTGTCAACCTGACAGTGAATATGAAACAAAAAATAACAGGCCTTTCCAGGATTTGCTCCGAAGCAATGATTGCCCAAGATGATAATACATATATATCTACTAGAGCAAAAGTCGAGGGTCTATTGTTTTACTTATCTGGCCTACAAGAAGATGAGGTGCAGTTCATTTTGAACTCTTTTATCCGGCCTGATAGACACGAGGAAAGATTGCGCTTTCGAGTGACCCAAAAGAATTCAGAATCAATATTCTCTGCGTACTTAGATTACAAAGCAAATGATGTGTTGCGGGCTTGA